A portion of the Stegostoma tigrinum isolate sSteTig4 chromosome 18, sSteTig4.hap1, whole genome shotgun sequence genome contains these proteins:
- the lum gene encoding lumican produces the protein MKVIQLPIFALLVSSILCQYDYEEYFGYYPLSSVAASYPVCSVECDCPVTFPTAMYCNHRRLKTIPMVPAEIKYLYLHNNQITGIPNSAFENATGLQWLVLDDNQLTSNNIGKNAFSKLKGLKRLYINRNNLTDGVRSLPKSLEELRLSSNRISKLGNTLKGLENLTTLQLNDNKLSDIGGSLSGLKSLMYLDLSANQLTKLPDDPPEAIEMFYVTDNKIKSIPKDYFNKIKSLQYLRISHNEITDDGIPDKIFNITSLIELDLAYNDLKTIPLVNENLENLYLQANKIEKFTMDSFCRVTGPADYSSIRHLRLDGNNISRASMPYDMIRCLRLASDITFDF, from the exons ATGAAGGTCATTCAACTTCCCATATTTGCTTTGCTGGTCAGCAGCATACTCTGTCAGTATGACTACGAGGAGTACTTTGGTTATTACCCACTGAGTTCTGTGGCCGCAAGTTATCCAGTTTGCTCTGTTGAGTGCGATTGTCCAGTGACCTTCCCCACTGCTATGTATTGTAACCATCGCAGACTTAAAACCATCCCAATGGTACCAGCGGAAATAAAGTACCTTTACCTCCATAACAACCAGATCACTGGCATTCCAAACAGTGCATTTGAAAATGCCACTGGTCTCCAATGGCTGGTTCTGGATGACAATCAGCTTACCAGCAACAACATTGGAAAGAATGCATTCTCGAAGCTAAAAGGCCTGAAGAGGTTGTACATAAACAGGAACAATCTAACAGATGGTGTCCGATCCCTACCGAAGTCATTAGAGGAACTGAGGCTTTCATCAAACAGGATCTCAAAGCTTGGAAACACCTTAAAAGGACTGGAAAACTTGACAACTCTTCAACTCAATGACAACAAATTGAGTGACATTGGTGGATCTTTGAGTGGATTGAAGTCTTTGATGTACCTTGATTTAAGTGCCAACCAATTAACAAAACTTCCCGATGATCCTCCAGAAGCCATAGAGATGTTTTATGTGACAGACAACAAGATCAAGAGCATTCCGAAGGACTACTTTAACAAGATAAAATCCCTGCAGTACCTACGCATTTCGCACAATGAAATTACAGATGACGGTATCCCTGATAAAATCTTCAACATCACCTCACTCATTGAGTTGGACCTTGCATACAATGATTTGAAGACCATCCCCCTTGTTAATGAAAACCTCGAAAATCTGTACCTACAGGCAAATAAAATTGAAA AGTTCACCATGGACAGCTTCTGTCGCGTTACTGGCCCGGCGGATTACTCCAGCATCAGACACCTACGGCTGGATGGTAATAACATTTCCCGAGCTAGTATGCCCTACGATATGATCCGATGTTTGCGCCTGGCCTCAGATATAACATTTGATTTTTGA